The Equus quagga isolate Etosha38 chromosome 10, UCLA_HA_Equagga_1.0, whole genome shotgun sequence genome includes a region encoding these proteins:
- the RPS4X gene encoding 40S ribosomal protein S4, X isoform → MARGPKKHLKRVAAPKHWMLDKLTGVFAPRPSTGPHKLRECLPLIIFLRNRLKYALTGDEVKKICMQRFIKIDGKVRTDITYPAGFMDVISIDKTGENFRLIYDTKGRFAVHRITPEEAKYKLCKVRKIFVGTKGIPHLVTHDARTIRYPDPLIKVNDTIQIDLETGKITDFIKFDTGNLCMVTGGANLGRIGVITNRERHPGSFDVVHVKDANGNSFATRLSNIFVIGKGNKPWISLPRGKGIRLTIAEERDKRLAAKQSSG, encoded by the exons ATG GCTCGTGGTCCCAAGAAACATCTGAAGCGTGTAGCAGCTCCAAAGCATTGGATGCTGGATAAATTGACCGGAGTGTTT GCTCCTCGACCATCTACCGGTCCCCATAAGCTGAGAGAATGTCTCCCCCTTATCATTTTCCTAAGGAACAGACTTAAGTATGCCCTAACAGGAGATGAAGTAAAGAAGATTTGCATGCAGCGGTTCATTAAGATTGATGGCAAGGTCCGAACTGATATAACCTACCCTGCTGGTTTTATGG ATGTCATCAGCATTGACAAGACTGGAGAGAATTTCCGTCTGATCTATGACACCAAGGGTCGCTTTGCCGTTCATCGTATTACACCTGAGGAGGCCAAG TACAAGTTGTGCAAAGTGAGAAAGATCTTTGTGGGCACAAAAGGAATCCCTCATCTGGTGACCCATGATGCTCGGACCATCCGCTACCCTGATCCTCTCATCAAGGTCAATGACACCATTCAGATTGATTTGGAGACTGGCAAGATTACTGATTTTATCAAGTTTGACACTG GTAACCTGTGTATGGTGACCGGAGGTGCTAACCTGGGAAGAATTGGAGTGATCACCAACAGAGAGAGACACCCTGGTTCTTTTGATGTAGTTCATGTGAAAGATGCCAATGGCAACAGCTTTGCCACCCGGCTCTCCAACATCTTTGTTATTGGCAAA GGTAACAAGCCATGGATTTCTCTTCCCCGTGGAAAGGGCATCCGCCTCACCATTGctgaagagagagacaagagactGGCAGCCAAACAGAGCAGTGGGTGA